The Nitriliruptor alkaliphilus DSM 45188 genome includes a region encoding these proteins:
- a CDS encoding DUF6131 family protein: MISLGVILLILGLVLGIGILQTLGVILLVVGAILFLLGSAGRAVGGRRHYY; this comes from the coding sequence GTGATCAGCCTGGGAGTCATCCTCCTCATCCTCGGCCTCGTGCTCGGCATCGGCATCCTGCAGACGCTCGGCGTGATTCTGCTCGTGGTCGGAGCCATACTGTTCCTGCTCGGCTCGGCCGGTCGCGCCGTCGGCGGGCGACGCCACTACTACTGA
- a CDS encoding inorganic phosphate transporter, producing the protein MTTWLVVVATAFAFVNGVNDGGALLSVGLDVRTMRPLTSLLVLTAAVVAAPVVLGTAVATTLSSRLVTFEGADGAVTLLIAVLVAVAVTWALASRGLPTSLTLAVVGAIAGAGVGAALPVAWRTVVIVLVLAAAAPLAGLGLAWGLTRVAGAWPSSRPLDQRTRRWHVGAFGLQCFAYGANDGQKMLAVLAVSAGTATANRVPVVGWQLGLAGVAFLVGAAVGLPRVARTLSGGVVAVPPHEAVISELSSATVVLATGAMGSPVSMTQAISGGLVGAGVTRGYARVRWGQVLRLGAAWVVTLPAAFLVSAAVVGVVIRLR; encoded by the coding sequence ATGACGACCTGGCTGGTGGTGGTCGCGACCGCGTTCGCTTTCGTCAACGGTGTCAACGACGGCGGGGCGCTGCTGTCGGTGGGCCTCGATGTCCGCACGATGCGGCCGCTGACGTCCCTGCTGGTCCTGACGGCCGCCGTCGTCGCGGCACCGGTCGTGCTGGGGACCGCCGTGGCCACCACGCTGTCGTCGCGCCTGGTGACCTTCGAGGGCGCCGACGGGGCGGTCACGCTGCTGATCGCCGTCCTCGTGGCCGTCGCGGTCACGTGGGCGTTGGCGTCGCGAGGGTTGCCGACGTCGTTGACGCTGGCCGTCGTCGGCGCGATCGCCGGTGCGGGCGTCGGGGCGGCCCTGCCGGTGGCCTGGCGGACGGTCGTCATCGTCCTCGTCCTCGCGGCCGCGGCGCCGCTTGCGGGCCTGGGGCTCGCCTGGGGCCTCACCCGGGTGGCGGGCGCCTGGCCATCGTCGCGGCCGCTCGATCAGCGCACCCGGCGCTGGCACGTCGGTGCGTTCGGGCTCCAGTGCTTCGCCTACGGGGCCAACGACGGGCAGAAGATGCTGGCTGTCCTCGCCGTCTCCGCGGGGACCGCGACCGCGAACAGGGTGCCGGTCGTCGGCTGGCAGCTCGGTCTGGCAGGTGTCGCCTTCCTGGTGGGCGCGGCGGTGGGGCTCCCGCGGGTCGCCCGGACGCTGAGCGGCGGGGTCGTCGCCGTCCCGCCGCACGAAGCCGTGATCAGCGAGCTGTCCTCGGCGACCGTGGTGCTGGCCACCGGGGCGATGGGGTCACCGGTCTCGATGACACAGGCGATCTCGGGTGGTCTGGTCGGCGCCGGTGTGACCCGGGGTTACGCCCGCGTGCGGTGGGGCCAGGTGCTGCGCCTCGGTGCCGCGTGGGTCGTGACCCTGCCCGCGGCCTTCCTCGTCAGCGCTGCCGTCGTCGGGGTCGTGATCCGGCTGCGGTGA
- a CDS encoding DUF47 domain-containing protein has protein sequence MFDRLQRFARDLTGGSDAVLVGHLVDQLDATLAGVAITRALAAGEVDTSLARERLSDVESVGDAARRALIVDLSRTLAAPMDREDMFRLSRSVDDVLDNLRDLAREFDLYRIPSEPLLVDALANVEAGVLGLREAIGSLLEAPERASLLAADAKKTDVRSSYQHAVAALLAEDREVTTEILRRRELLRRVDVTGLRLAEAADALADGAVKRSH, from the coding sequence GTGTTCGATCGGCTGCAGCGTTTCGCACGTGATCTGACCGGCGGCAGCGACGCCGTGCTCGTCGGCCACCTCGTCGATCAGCTCGATGCGACCCTGGCCGGGGTCGCGATCACCCGTGCGCTGGCGGCCGGTGAGGTCGACACGTCGCTGGCCCGCGAACGGCTGAGCGACGTCGAGTCCGTCGGGGACGCGGCCCGCCGGGCCCTGATCGTCGACCTCTCGCGCACCCTGGCCGCACCGATGGACCGCGAGGACATGTTCCGACTGTCGCGGTCCGTCGACGACGTGCTCGACAACCTCCGCGACCTCGCCCGCGAGTTCGACCTGTACCGGATCCCGAGCGAGCCGCTGCTGGTCGACGCGCTCGCGAACGTCGAGGCGGGTGTGCTCGGGCTCCGGGAGGCGATCGGTTCCCTCCTCGAGGCGCCGGAGCGGGCGTCGCTGCTGGCGGCCGACGCCAAGAAGACCGACGTGCGCTCCAGCTACCAGCACGCCGTGGCAGCGCTGCTCGCCGAGGACCGCGAGGTCACCACCGAGATCCTGCGCCGTCGTGAACTGCTGCGTCGCGTGGACGTGACGGGCCTGCGCTTGGCCGAAGCTGCGGACGCACTGGCCGACGGGGCCGTCAAGCGCAGCCACTGA
- a CDS encoding ASCH domain-containing protein, whose translation MDVPTARDEFEVAFTAATGLAAPPVASAFGDPGPQADELARLTAVGRKRATAGMLDDYLAAGEALPQRGDLLIVLDGDEAPVCVIRTTSVEVIPFSSVDAAFAYDEGEGDRTLASWRAEHERFFTARCEALGIDWHQRREVVCERFELVWPSPDVGGPRRRPTT comes from the coding sequence ATGGATGTCCCAACGGCGCGTGACGAGTTCGAGGTGGCGTTCACAGCGGCGACGGGGTTGGCGGCACCCCCCGTTGCGTCGGCGTTCGGTGATCCCGGTCCGCAGGCCGACGAGCTGGCCCGGCTGACCGCGGTCGGGCGCAAGCGAGCGACGGCGGGGATGCTCGACGACTACCTCGCCGCCGGCGAGGCACTACCGCAGCGAGGAGACCTGCTGATCGTGCTCGACGGCGACGAGGCACCCGTCTGCGTGATCCGGACCACGTCGGTCGAGGTCATCCCGTTCAGCTCCGTCGACGCCGCGTTCGCGTACGACGAGGGCGAAGGCGACCGGACCCTCGCCTCCTGGCGAGCCGAGCACGAACGGTTCTTCACCGCACGCTGCGAGGCGCTCGGGATCGACTGGCACCAGCGACGCGAGGTCGTCTGCGAACGGTTCGAACTCGTCTGGCCCTCCCCGGACGTCGGTGGCCCCCGACGCCGACCAACGACCTAG
- a CDS encoding O-methyltransferase — protein MTIVLGRERRDELRAMARDLRREGGRPAERLADGLRAVAARRADRDTKRWFERIEAERRRLVRSTDVLTRNGGKVESTVGAVAKKASVSPEHAWTLWQLTRRVGASRVLEMGTCVGVSGSYLAAASGGGRPGGGTLRTLEGHEDRAEVARDTFRRLGLEDAEVVVGTFTRTLPGALDGGPYDLVFVDGHHDGNATLRYVDQIRAASRPGAVLVLDDITWSDSMAAAWTEVQRRLSASAHADLGRVGVVVLGADDAWS, from the coding sequence GTGACGATCGTCCTCGGCCGCGAGCGACGCGACGAACTGCGCGCCATGGCGCGGGACCTGCGCCGCGAGGGCGGCCGCCCCGCCGAACGCCTCGCCGACGGGTTGCGGGCCGTGGCGGCTCGACGCGCGGACCGCGACACGAAGCGGTGGTTCGAGCGCATCGAGGCCGAACGCCGACGGCTGGTGCGGAGCACGGACGTGCTGACCCGCAACGGCGGCAAGGTGGAGAGCACCGTCGGCGCGGTCGCCAAGAAGGCCTCCGTCTCCCCCGAGCACGCCTGGACCCTGTGGCAGCTGACACGCCGCGTCGGTGCCTCGCGGGTCCTGGAGATGGGGACCTGCGTCGGGGTCTCGGGGTCCTACCTCGCAGCGGCGTCGGGCGGTGGCCGGCCGGGTGGCGGCACGCTGCGGACCCTCGAGGGACACGAGGACCGGGCCGAGGTGGCCCGCGACACCTTCCGCAGGCTCGGGCTCGAGGACGCGGAGGTCGTCGTGGGCACGTTCACACGGACACTGCCCGGCGCGCTCGACGGCGGCCCGTACGACCTGGTGTTCGTCGACGGTCACCACGACGGCAACGCGACCCTGCGCTACGTGGACCAGATCCGTGCCGCCAGCCGACCCGGCGCCGTGCTCGTCCTCGACGACATCACCTGGTCGGACTCGATGGCGGCCGCCTGGACCGAGGTGCAGCGTCGCCTCTCGGCGTCCGCGCACGCCGACCTCGGTCGCGTCGGCGTCGTGGTCCTCGGCGCCGACGACGCGTGGTCCTGA
- the argE gene encoding acetylornithine deacetylase yields MDDTRSLLATLVGMDTTSSRSNLDLVAFVEGLLDAHDIPHERVPSPDGTKANLLARIGPDVPGGVVLTGHTDCVPVVGQPWSRDPFTVHEEDGRLYGRGVTDMKGFLAVVLAALPDLAGAGLARPLTLALTYDEELGTLGAPSAVLRLADAYPRPAAVIVGEPTSMAVVTAHKGVRAFTTTVDGLDGHSSRPDLAANAVAALGRIVTYIDDVAEQHRTDPTRHDERFDPPYTTFNLATVTGGQAINIVPRRAELTWEYRPVPADDSDAIRRDVDRFVQEHVLPRLRRDVHVGAVSSVEDAVARALSAEEDGEAERLVRSITGDTSPARTVAFATDGGHFQAAGWSTVVCGPGDIDQAHQPDEWLALEQLEACQRFVVGLTEHLRR; encoded by the coding sequence GTGGACGACACCCGCTCGCTGCTCGCCACCCTCGTCGGGATGGACACCACCAGTTCCCGCTCCAACCTCGACCTGGTGGCCTTCGTCGAGGGCCTGCTCGACGCACACGACATCCCGCACGAGCGCGTCCCGTCCCCCGACGGGACGAAGGCCAACCTCCTGGCCCGGATCGGACCGGACGTCCCGGGCGGGGTGGTCCTCACCGGGCACACCGACTGCGTACCCGTCGTCGGTCAGCCCTGGAGCCGCGACCCCTTCACGGTCCACGAGGAGGACGGCCGGCTGTACGGCCGCGGGGTCACCGACATGAAGGGGTTCCTCGCCGTCGTCCTGGCCGCCCTGCCGGACCTCGCTGGTGCCGGGCTCGCCCGCCCGCTCACCCTGGCACTGACCTACGACGAGGAGCTCGGCACCCTCGGCGCGCCGTCGGCCGTCCTGCGACTGGCCGACGCCTACCCGAGACCTGCGGCCGTGATCGTCGGGGAGCCGACCTCCATGGCGGTGGTGACGGCGCACAAGGGCGTCCGCGCGTTCACCACGACCGTCGATGGGCTCGACGGGCACTCGAGCCGGCCGGATCTGGCCGCGAACGCGGTGGCCGCGCTCGGGCGTATCGTCACCTACATCGACGACGTGGCCGAGCAGCACCGCACCGACCCCACGCGACACGACGAACGCTTCGATCCGCCCTACACCACCTTCAACCTGGCGACCGTCACCGGCGGCCAGGCGATCAACATCGTCCCTCGCCGCGCCGAGCTGACCTGGGAGTACCGCCCGGTCCCCGCGGACGACAGCGACGCGATCCGGCGCGACGTCGATCGGTTCGTGCAGGAACACGTCCTGCCGCGGCTGCGTCGTGACGTCCACGTCGGAGCGGTGTCCAGCGTCGAGGACGCCGTCGCCCGAGCGCTGTCCGCGGAGGAGGACGGCGAGGCCGAACGGTTGGTGCGCTCGATCACGGGGGACACCTCCCCCGCCCGGACGGTGGCCTTCGCGACCGATGGTGGCCACTTCCAGGCGGCGGGATGGTCGACCGTCGTGTGCGGCCCCGGGGACATCGACCAGGCGCACCAGCCCGACGAGTGGCTCGCCCTGGAGCAGCTCGAGGCGTGCCAGCGCTTCGTCGTGGGCCTGACCGAGCACCTGCGGCGCTGA
- a CDS encoding beta-propeller domain-containing protein, translating into MRTAVALVGAVAVFAAGVAVGSSGRGLTGPLGPGGDGPAVALPERLDLAGALTGFDACDDYLDHVRERALEQVTPYGLFGGGGWFGATRLAAELDGEEMAATDQAGAADAVPAAPTSGITPDDVSGTNVQEQGVDEPDRVKTDGQTLYAMVGDRLRIVDISGDTPEELAEVGLHEGGWGAELLLSGDRLLVTSAQGGFIPFAGERISGDVVPGSGSTTTLTVIDVADPASPEVVERLILDGATLSSRMVDGVARVVIRTEPAINLPWEHPDAGGLRAERASLAANEALIRRSEAEDWLPYFVHETADGDRQEGTLVACERVAQPEEFSGLGLLSVLTVDVEAGALRPGPGTVAILAGGDTVYASPDRLYVATQRWRETWRPGGSVGWSTAEPADDIEPRFPPPDEREPDVTTELHAFAIDTPRATDYLGSGAVDGTLLSQWALSEHDGVLRVASTVGDPWSAASSESSVTTFELRGGALVELGRVDGLGPTETIHAVRFLGEVGYVVTFRQTDPLYTVDLSDPTAPEVVGELKIPGFSAYLHPVGEGRLIGVGQDASEEGVTEGVQVSLFDVSDPADPRRTDTVTVPRSESPVQWDHRAFLHWPATGLTVVPVTRYFWGEPGEERPVGPGSGALALVPDGDTLRAAADHAPDALVLNHADAPGPGATEAEIARSFDGAYAGAIVRSLVTGDRLITVSERGVVVHDLATLTDRGTLGF; encoded by the coding sequence GTGCGTACAGCGGTGGCGTTGGTCGGTGCGGTGGCGGTGTTCGCCGCCGGCGTGGCGGTGGGTTCGTCGGGACGCGGCCTGACCGGGCCGCTCGGCCCCGGCGGGGACGGCCCAGCGGTCGCCCTGCCGGAACGGCTCGACCTCGCCGGGGCGCTGACGGGCTTCGATGCCTGCGACGACTACCTCGACCACGTCCGGGAACGGGCGCTCGAGCAGGTGACCCCCTACGGGCTGTTCGGCGGGGGCGGCTGGTTCGGCGCCACTCGGCTCGCCGCCGAGCTGGACGGTGAGGAGATGGCGGCGACCGACCAGGCAGGGGCCGCCGACGCCGTCCCTGCGGCGCCGACGTCGGGCATCACACCCGATGACGTGTCGGGCACCAACGTCCAGGAGCAGGGCGTCGACGAGCCCGACCGGGTCAAGACCGACGGGCAGACGCTCTACGCCATGGTCGGCGACCGGCTGCGGATCGTCGACATCTCGGGCGACACCCCCGAGGAGCTCGCCGAGGTCGGGCTGCACGAGGGTGGCTGGGGTGCCGAGCTACTGCTGTCCGGCGACCGGCTGCTGGTGACCTCGGCCCAGGGCGGGTTCATCCCGTTCGCCGGCGAGCGCATCTCGGGTGACGTCGTCCCGGGCTCGGGGTCGACCACCACGCTGACCGTCATCGACGTCGCCGACCCGGCATCGCCCGAGGTGGTCGAACGGTTGATCCTCGACGGCGCCACCCTGTCGTCGCGGATGGTCGACGGCGTCGCGCGCGTCGTCATCCGCACCGAACCGGCCATCAACCTGCCGTGGGAGCACCCCGACGCCGGCGGGCTGCGTGCCGAACGGGCGTCGCTCGCGGCCAACGAGGCGCTGATCCGCCGGAGCGAGGCGGAGGACTGGCTGCCGTACTTCGTCCACGAGACCGCCGACGGCGACCGCCAGGAGGGCACGCTCGTGGCGTGCGAGCGCGTCGCACAGCCCGAGGAGTTCTCCGGTCTCGGGCTGCTGTCGGTGCTGACGGTCGACGTCGAGGCGGGTGCGCTGCGGCCCGGTCCCGGGACGGTCGCCATCCTCGCCGGCGGTGACACCGTGTACGCCTCGCCCGACCGGCTCTACGTCGCCACCCAACGGTGGCGGGAGACCTGGCGCCCTGGTGGCAGCGTGGGGTGGTCCACGGCCGAACCGGCCGACGACATCGAACCGCGGTTCCCTCCACCGGACGAACGTGAGCCCGACGTCACCACCGAGCTGCACGCGTTCGCCATCGACACGCCCCGGGCCACCGACTACCTCGGCAGCGGCGCCGTCGACGGGACCCTCCTCAGTCAGTGGGCCCTGTCCGAGCACGACGGCGTGCTGCGGGTGGCGTCCACCGTCGGTGACCCGTGGTCGGCGGCCTCCTCCGAGAGCTCGGTCACGACCTTCGAGCTGCGCGGCGGTGCGCTGGTCGAGCTCGGGCGCGTGGACGGCCTCGGCCCGACCGAGACCATCCACGCCGTGCGGTTCCTCGGTGAGGTCGGGTACGTGGTCACCTTCCGCCAGACGGACCCGCTGTACACCGTCGACCTGTCGGACCCCACCGCGCCCGAGGTGGTCGGCGAGCTCAAGATCCCCGGCTTCTCGGCCTACCTGCACCCGGTCGGCGAGGGCCGCCTCATCGGGGTCGGTCAGGACGCCAGCGAGGAGGGCGTCACCGAGGGCGTCCAGGTGTCGCTGTTCGACGTGTCGGATCCGGCCGACCCTCGCCGCACCGACACCGTGACGGTGCCGCGCAGCGAGAGCCCCGTGCAGTGGGACCACCGCGCGTTCCTGCACTGGCCCGCGACGGGTCTGACCGTCGTCCCGGTGACCCGCTACTTCTGGGGTGAGCCGGGCGAGGAGCGGCCCGTGGGCCCGGGGTCCGGTGCGCTGGCGCTCGTCCCCGACGGTGACACCCTGCGGGCCGCCGCCGACCACGCACCCGACGCGCTGGTGCTCAACCACGCGGACGCGCCCGGTCCGGGCGCGACCGAGGCTGAGATCGCACGGTCGTTCGACGGTGCGTACGCCGGCGCGATCGTCCGGTCGCTGGTCACCGGTGACCGGCTGATCACCGTGTCCGAGCGCGGGGTGGTCGTGCACGACCTCGCCACCCTCACCGACCGAGGAACCCTCGGCTTCTGA
- a CDS encoding VOC family protein: MGSPLIPTLRYHDAPAAIEWLVTAFGFEVHQRFDDGDGGVAHAELTFGDGMVMLGSATDSPYGRLVTTVREVGRPTSSPYLMVTDAKAHHDRAVAAGAEIVIELHETDHGSTDYACLDPEGNLWNVGTYDPWQPFE, from the coding sequence ATGGGATCCCCACTCATCCCCACCCTCCGTTACCACGACGCACCGGCCGCCATCGAGTGGCTCGTGACCGCGTTCGGCTTCGAGGTGCACCAGCGCTTCGACGACGGTGACGGTGGCGTCGCCCACGCCGAGCTCACCTTCGGCGACGGGATGGTGATGCTCGGCAGCGCCACCGACAGTCCCTACGGCAGGCTCGTCACCACCGTGCGTGAGGTCGGTCGCCCCACCAGCAGCCCCTACCTCATGGTCACCGATGCGAAGGCCCACCACGACCGCGCGGTCGCCGCCGGCGCCGAGATCGTCATCGAACTGCACGAGACCGACCACGGCAGCACCGACTACGCCTGTCTCGATCCCGAGGGCAACCTGTGGAACGTCGGCACCTACGACCCGTGGCAACCCTTCGAGTAG
- a CDS encoding AraC family transcriptional regulator, which yields MRSSPAVLATDPARPVRLARSDGVVTTAVGATREVHPRLTGLVRSVVGYDQHVAAGAIHLGPPSTGVQLVISFDLDQRIGPADGSRPATTVTSFVAGIHDELVAITAPRFHGMQVELTPIGALRILGPIAEVARRTVPLDAVLGAPGRALEDRLANARGWTDRFDALEHALIQRLPDTPRVRRELPFALGRMVATGGLLPVQELAGELAWSRRHLSGTFNRAFGLSPKRIAQLVRLEQVTARLDHGRDLAAVAAETGFADQAHLTHEVRAFTGLTPTQLRERRLPDGWFEVPGHHARGSHPSKTAGPSGP from the coding sequence GTGCGCTCGTCCCCCGCAGTCCTGGCCACCGATCCCGCGCGACCGGTGCGCCTGGCACGCTCCGACGGCGTGGTCACCACCGCCGTCGGAGCCACGCGGGAAGTGCACCCGCGCCTGACCGGCCTGGTCCGCTCCGTCGTCGGCTACGACCAGCACGTGGCCGCCGGGGCGATCCACCTCGGTCCGCCCTCGACGGGCGTGCAGCTGGTCATCAGCTTCGACCTCGACCAACGGATCGGACCGGCCGACGGCAGCCGTCCCGCCACGACCGTCACCTCGTTCGTGGCCGGCATCCACGACGAGCTGGTGGCGATCACCGCACCACGCTTCCACGGCATGCAGGTCGAGCTCACCCCCATCGGAGCCCTCCGCATCCTCGGCCCGATCGCGGAGGTGGCACGCCGGACCGTGCCGCTCGATGCCGTCCTCGGTGCGCCCGGACGCGCGCTGGAGGACCGGCTCGCGAACGCACGAGGGTGGACCGACCGCTTCGACGCCCTGGAACACGCCCTCATCCAGCGGCTGCCGGACACCCCCCGGGTGCGGCGTGAGCTGCCGTTCGCGCTCGGGCGCATGGTGGCCACGGGCGGCCTCCTCCCCGTCCAGGAGCTGGCGGGCGAGCTCGCCTGGAGCCGCCGCCACCTGTCGGGCACCTTCAACCGGGCGTTCGGGCTCTCGCCGAAGCGCATCGCCCAGCTGGTCCGGCTCGAGCAGGTCACGGCCCGCCTCGACCACGGTCGCGACCTGGCGGCCGTCGCGGCCGAGACGGGGTTCGCCGACCAGGCCCACCTGACCCACGAGGTGCGCGCCTTCACGGGGCTCACCCCGACGCAGCTGCGCGAACGCCGGCTCCCGGACGGCTGGTTCGAGGTCCCCGGGCACCACGCCCGCGGTTCCCATCCCTCCAAGACCGCCGGACCGAGCGGGCCGTAG
- a CDS encoding cold-shock protein, with product MPQGTVKWFNADKGYGFITPAEGGEDLFVHFSAIQSEGYKSLEDGQQVSFEVGQGQKGPQATDVRPV from the coding sequence ATGCCACAGGGCACCGTAAAGTGGTTCAACGCCGACAAGGGCTACGGGTTCATCACCCCGGCCGAGGGCGGCGAGGACCTGTTCGTGCACTTCTCTGCGATCCAGTCCGAGGGCTACAAGTCCCTCGAGGATGGGCAGCAGGTCAGCTTCGAGGTCGGTCAGGGCCAGAAGGGCCCGCAGGCCACGGACGTCCGTCCGGTCTGA
- a CDS encoding RNB domain-containing ribonuclease, which produces MPVRARFRPHPRGFGFLTPVEADGTTSTVLRAPGPDGVVTEHDGIFVPPALARELIADDLVDAEVEIDGKGASATATALVDRPRRMLVGTVQHGPGGLVIDPDPQLSSGAIPLAAGPAAKLPTSVGRLAVVLLSQDEEGGALGQALVAGPFVVGSPQAVRAAATVIALGRAAPTLVPGGPEPAGLDVTEALATHTRLVGHLASGGRGAAAGLDTAGFIPGPEAPWVDRRDEPCVTVDSATTRDLDDAVGASWDGSDDSPVHVAVHIADAGRAIGIDSPADRYARVAGATAYLAVGDNAPMLDPALSEDTLSLRAGEDRFALSVRFTVSPDGALGGVEVEVAAVTSRAQLTYGAVDSWLEGDEDAVRGEAGLAGGEVVTVLRGAVEAARRLGVERDDRATFEDLFSSPEHTPAIIGGKLTTVEAEPHAAAYRFIERLMVAANESVASWLISREVPALYRAHVGVDPERAERLQAAATAVGIELKALEAGDEDQVSSELMGAIEQLRTEGRDEDHDLLVAAATGSIARATYDPDPSHHRGLASGAYVHFTSPIRRYADLVVHRQIRAALAGDPPPYDTEQLRAMATWLDARAGAIDHLTSRERSDLWARLLDRGFLGSTPEPAVVTGVTTNGVKVRLGRLGVTGFVTAERLLGLGPKERGRLDVDEHGIVTTTGTWKLGQRTTVRFVGLDDTGRTIWRLGDSR; this is translated from the coding sequence GTGCCCGTTCGCGCCCGCTTCCGCCCCCACCCGCGAGGCTTCGGCTTCCTGACCCCCGTGGAGGCGGACGGCACCACCTCGACCGTCCTCCGCGCACCCGGCCCCGATGGCGTGGTGACCGAGCACGACGGCATCTTCGTGCCGCCAGCGCTCGCCCGTGAGCTGATCGCCGACGACCTGGTCGACGCGGAGGTCGAGATCGACGGCAAGGGCGCGAGCGCGACGGCGACCGCCCTCGTTGACCGGCCGCGACGCATGCTGGTCGGCACCGTGCAGCACGGTCCCGGCGGCCTCGTCATCGACCCCGACCCACAGCTGTCGTCGGGAGCGATCCCGCTGGCGGCCGGGCCAGCCGCCAAGCTGCCGACGTCCGTCGGACGCCTCGCGGTGGTGCTGCTGAGCCAGGACGAGGAGGGTGGTGCGCTCGGACAGGCGCTGGTGGCCGGACCGTTCGTGGTCGGCTCGCCGCAGGCGGTCCGCGCCGCCGCGACCGTCATCGCGCTCGGCCGGGCGGCACCCACGCTCGTGCCCGGGGGGCCCGAGCCCGCGGGCCTCGACGTCACCGAGGCGCTCGCCACCCACACCCGGTTGGTGGGTCACCTCGCCAGCGGGGGCCGCGGCGCCGCCGCCGGGCTGGACACCGCAGGGTTCATCCCCGGCCCCGAGGCACCCTGGGTCGACCGCCGCGACGAGCCGTGCGTCACCGTCGACAGCGCGACCACCCGTGACCTGGACGACGCCGTCGGCGCCTCCTGGGACGGCAGCGACGACAGCCCGGTGCACGTGGCCGTGCACATCGCCGACGCGGGGCGTGCGATCGGCATCGATTCCCCGGCCGACCGCTACGCGCGGGTCGCCGGCGCCACCGCCTACCTCGCGGTGGGCGACAACGCCCCGATGCTCGACCCGGCCCTCTCCGAGGACACGCTGAGCCTGCGGGCGGGCGAGGACCGCTTCGCGCTGTCGGTGCGCTTCACCGTCAGCCCGGACGGTGCGCTCGGCGGCGTCGAGGTCGAGGTCGCGGCCGTGACCTCCCGCGCCCAGCTGACCTACGGCGCCGTGGACAGCTGGCTCGAGGGCGACGAGGACGCCGTCCGGGGCGAAGCCGGTCTGGCCGGCGGCGAGGTCGTCACGGTGCTGCGCGGCGCGGTCGAGGCCGCACGCCGCCTCGGTGTCGAGCGCGACGACCGCGCCACCTTCGAGGACCTGTTCTCCTCCCCCGAGCACACCCCGGCCATCATCGGCGGGAAGCTGACGACGGTCGAGGCCGAGCCGCACGCCGCGGCCTACCGCTTCATCGAGCGGTTGATGGTGGCCGCCAACGAGTCGGTCGCCTCGTGGCTCATCAGCCGCGAGGTCCCGGCCCTGTACCGCGCGCACGTGGGCGTCGACCCCGAACGCGCCGAGCGCCTGCAGGCCGCCGCGACGGCGGTCGGCATCGAGCTCAAGGCGCTCGAGGCCGGGGACGAGGACCAGGTCAGCTCCGAGCTGATGGGGGCGATCGAGCAGCTCCGCACCGAGGGCCGTGACGAGGACCACGACCTGCTCGTGGCCGCCGCCACCGGTTCGATCGCGCGTGCGACCTACGACCCCGACCCCTCCCACCACCGTGGGCTCGCGTCGGGTGCGTACGTCCACTTCACCTCGCCGATCCGGCGGTACGCCGACCTCGTGGTGCACCGGCAGATCCGCGCCGCGCTGGCCGGCGACCCTCCGCCCTACGACACCGAGCAGCTCCGGGCGATGGCGACCTGGCTCGACGCACGTGCGGGCGCGATCGACCACCTCACCAGCCGCGAGCGCAGCGACCTGTGGGCCCGGCTGCTCGACCGCGGGTTCCTCGGGTCGACGCCGGAACCGGCCGTCGTCACCGGTGTGACGACCAACGGGGTGAAGGTCCGTCTCGGACGCCTCGGGGTCACGGGCTTCGTGACGGCCGAACGGCTCCTCGGGCTCGGCCCGAAGGAACGGGGCCGGCTCGACGTCGACGAGCACGGCATCGTCACGACCACCGGCACCTGGAAGCTCGGGCAGCGCACCACGGTGCGCTTCGTCGGTCTGGACGACACCGGCCGGACCATCTGGCGCCTCGGCGACAGCCGCTGA
- a CDS encoding SRPBCC family protein, translated as MPRIEESIHIDRPVPDVFAFATDPANQTLIAANMIAFDVDGPMEKGARPEGITKVAGRRVEWSSEVTEFEQDRRMEIRSLEAPMEFHITWTYEPDGEGTRVGFVQEVPSIGGFFGRMSDPLVTKMYTRDVRSNLENLKLLLEDVEGD; from the coding sequence GTGCCACGCATCGAGGAGAGCATCCACATCGATCGACCGGTCCCGGACGTCTTCGCGTTCGCGACCGATCCCGCCAACCAGACCCTGATCGCGGCCAACATGATCGCGTTCGACGTCGACGGTCCCATGGAGAAGGGGGCGCGTCCCGAGGGCATCACCAAGGTCGCCGGTCGGCGTGTGGAGTGGAGCAGCGAGGTCACCGAGTTCGAGCAGGACCGACGGATGGAGATCCGTAGCCTCGAGGCGCCGATGGAGTTCCACATCACGTGGACCTACGAACCCGACGGCGAGGGCACGCGGGTCGGTTTCGTCCAGGAGGTGCCGAGCATCGGGGGGTTCTTCGGCCGCATGAGCGACCCGCTCGTCACCAAGATGTACACCCGTGACGTGCGGTCCAACCTCGAGAACCTCAAGCTCCTGCTCGAGGACGTCGAGGGCGACTGA